gcaacctctacaagcaGGGTCAGCAGGGCTTCGCATACCTGCGACGCGTCCGCCTCATCACCAGGCTCTTCTTTCACCGAGGAATACACCATCCATGCATGGTCTAGCTTCCTCTCTGGCCGGACCACCACCGATCCAGGAACCTCAGCATCCTTCCTCGTCACAAGACCATCACTTTTCTCGCCATACCTTGCCACCAGAAGTTGAGAGCATGCTGCCATTGCAGCTGAAAGTGGCATTTTGACCGGTACCCTGGTGGAATTGCCATCCGCAGCAATCGGTAGCTCCAATTGCGCAACATGAGAAAGCGCGGTGAGCACACGAGGAGTGATGCTTGCCTCGGTGTGGAATGATACGATTGGAACCTCCTGAGGCAATGGATGTTGTCGCATGAATTCTTTCCTCCTTTCACAGGTCAGATCTTCTAGAGCCTGCACATCACCCTAACGATAACGCAACAAATGGACTTAACATAACTATCACTCATCATTAGGCAAGCTGGTTAGTGGCTGGAATGATCAAGGCATTAAATACCTTAAGCACTTTGGATACCAAGATCTCCATGATTTTACGCAACCTGACATAGTCACCAAGCTGCCCTTCTCGCAGGATATCTGAAGCAATTGGGCTTCCTCCATATGGA
The genomic region above belongs to Panicum virgatum strain AP13 chromosome 8N, P.virgatum_v5, whole genome shotgun sequence and contains:
- the LOC120685889 gene encoding uncharacterized protein LOC120685889 — protein: MEILVSKVLKGDVQALEDLTCERRKEFMRQHPLPQEVPIVSFHTEASITPRVLTALSHVAQLELPIAADGNSTRVPVKMPLSAAMAACSQLLVARYGEKSDGLVTRKDAEVPGSVVVRPERKLDHAWMVYSSVKEEPGDEADASQVCEALLTLLVEVAQKRRHETPMKDE